The nucleotide window GTTTATCGCCGCAATGACCACAAACGTCAACAGTGCCACATAGGTAAGGTTTCCAATAAAGGATATCAGGGTAGCATCAACATTGCTCCTGGTCATCATTCTCTCAACGAAATTTTTCAGTGCCTTGGCGATCCAGCGTCCTACAACAAGGATGATAATCGCCGCCAGGATCCTGATGCCGTAAAAAGCGGCGAATTCCTGTAATCTTGGTAGAATGGTGCTAAAATCCATGCATTCCTCCCTTTCCTTTCAAGCCTTTTGGTTCTTGTTGTCTCTAGTTAGTCCCGAAATTGCTCCCAGATCTGAGCGACTGCGGTGGCGATTCCCATGAGCAGCAGAGCAATATAAGTACGGCAAGAAATTAACCTCGCTTCTTGGGAATCTTTCGATACCAACTGACTGGTTCACTACAAATACTACAGCTGTAAAGGGGTACCTCTATCACAGTGGAACCGCAGTATAAACAGACAAAGTAATCCACCGGGTTTTTCTCGAATTCTCTCACCAGGAATCTAAAAAATATGCCGGAGTATTTCACTATTTGAGAAATATGTTCTCGATGCTGCTGGTGCGATTCCAGAGCATATTTACAATACCGCAGAGCCTTCTCATAATTTTCGTGCTGCAGATGTTTCAGAAGCTCTGGATACTTGTAATCTATCAACTGCAGCTCATGTTTTGCTGCTCTTCTGATATTTTTTTTCGTGGTGGCAACATTGACTTCCAGTCCTTTCCACACGGGCGCGGCCTTATCCAGCTCAACAAAGCATTTGGAAAAGTTGTCTGCATGGATTTTTTCCGATATGGCAAACGCTGTAAAAAGGTAGGCAATATTGTGATATTTTTCAGAATCAGCCTTTTTGCTGAAGGCCACATAGTTATGGTGCGCCTCCATTTCTGTGTCATAAGCATCTTTGAGAGCAGCTAATGTGAGAGGAAAGTGGCCTGCCGCTGCAACCGCCTCAAGTTTCAGCAGCTCCCTGCTCAACAGAAGCAGCATCAGGGCAAGGCCACTCTTCTTGAGAAACTGCCTCCTGGTCACTGCTGAGTCTTTATCGGTAACTGCCTCTTCGGTCATTACGTGGGTATCTTCTCACCCTGATTATCGAGATTGGTGCTGACTGTTGCTGAACAAAGCAGCTGGCGGGTCAATGACTGAAGCGAACTCTATCACAGCAGGGACAAAAGGGTCAAACATAAAAGCTCAATCCGATTGGCTGCTGAATCGGGGTCAATGAAATCAGGGCCTTTGTCTCAGGCCCTGTGTCCCTCTTGAATTCACTGTGATCAACCAGGAGATAGGCACCGGCACCATGAAGCAAGCCGGTAAAGTATAAACTCGCGTAAATAGCCACTGTAGCTCAGTTAATAGCTGCCGAGAATCTTGAGATAATCTGTCTTGGCTTCCAGCTCCACCAGCACCGGCTTGAAGGAGTTAGCGTCCACGTCTGCCTCCAGATCCACGTAGAACATATACTCCCAGGGCTTGCCGTGGATAGGCCGAGATTCCAATTTGACCAGGTTGACCTGGTGATCAGCGAACACCTTGAGCACGTTGAAC belongs to Deltaproteobacteria bacterium and includes:
- a CDS encoding rubrerythrin family protein; the encoded protein is MTEEAVTDKDSAVTRRQFLKKSGLALMLLLLSRELLKLEAVAAAGHFPLTLAALKDAYDTEMEAHHNYVAFSKKADSEKYHNIAYLFTAFAISEKIHADNFSKCFVELDKAAPVWKGLEVNVATTKKNIRRAAKHELQLIDYKYPELLKHLQHENYEKALRYCKYALESHQQHREHISQIVKYSGIFFRFLVREFEKNPVDYFVCLYCGSTVIEVPLYSCSICSEPVSWYRKIPKKRG
- a CDS encoding phospho-2-dehydro-3-deoxyheptonate aldolase, translated to FNVLKVFADHQVNLVKLESRPIHGKPWEYMFYVDLEADVDANSFKPVLVELEAKTDYLKILGSY